The Triticum aestivum cultivar Chinese Spring chromosome 7B, IWGSC CS RefSeq v2.1, whole genome shotgun sequence genome window below encodes:
- the LOC123156649 gene encoding serine/threonine-protein phosphatase 4 regulatory subunit 2, translated as MEGAAMENSTVPMVAPEAADHAGQHVEGSTVPMVVPEAAVDAEQHVERSTVPMVVPEAAVNADQHVEGSTAPMVVPEAAVNADQHIEGSTVPMVVPETAVNADQRVEGSTVPVVVPEEAVGTDQRADAVAAPMVMTEADVDAHQRADSMAAPMVTAEAAAGADHPIEDAATQDRKHGDDGGVVNVTPEEMRAMIEVIAETGKFWHDWSFLKRLLSLQLMQVLGEYSEAQMVIREDGQQQNSLFRETHSELFSQLNDALLRFEEGPPFTLQRLCEILLDPKGTYTKLLKLALALEKNLLVTSTITKCTEPYPTAHGPNSEGPVITENTGSVAVEPERPVEHPAAVPNGTQYAGGDGDEEMADAEAEELPGSHDVEMQEEKPDQIPDVNSDTNSVTAVACETVNASEKAPDSQS; from the exons ATGGAGGGTGCGGCGATGGAGAACTCGACGGTGCCCATGGTGGCTCCGGAGGCGGCTGACCATGCAGGTCAGCATGTCGAGGGCTCGACGGTGCCGATGGTGGTGCCAGAGGCGGCTGTTGACGCAGAGCAGCATGTCGAGCGCTCGACGGTGCCCATGGTGGTGCCAGAGGCGGCTGTCAACGCGGACCAGCATGTCGAGGGCTCAACAGCGCCCATGGTGGTGCCAGAGGCAGCTGTCAACGCAGACCAGCATATCGAGGGCTCGACAGTGCCTATGGTGGTGCCAGAGACAGCTGTCAACGCGGACCAGCGTGTTGAGGGCTCGACAGTGCCTGTGGTGGTTCCAGAGGAGGCTGTCGGCACAGACCAGCGTGCTGACGCCGTGGCAGCGCCCATGGTGATGACTGAAGCAGATGTAGATGCACACCAGCGTGCTGACAGCATGGCAGCACCCATGGTGACGGCTGAAGCAGCTGCTGGCGCGGATCATCCTATCGAGGATGCGGCTACCCAGGACAGGAAGCACGG GGATGATGGCGGAGTTGTCAATGTTACTCCGGAGGAAATGAGAGCCATGATCGAAGTTATAGCTGAGACGGGGAAGTTCTG GCACGACTGGAGTTTTCTCAAGAGATTGTTGTCTCTCCAATTGATGCAG GTCTTGGGTGAATATTCTGAGGCTCAAATGGTGATCCGAGAGGACGGGCAGCAACAGAATTCCTTGTTTAGAGAGACACACTCAGAGCTGTTTAGCCAGCTCAATGATG CTCTCTTGAGGTTTGAAGAGGGTCCTCCGTTTACACTTCAAAGGCTTTGTGAG ATTTTGTTGGATCCAAAAGGAACATACACAAAATTGTtgaagcttgctttggccttggaGAAG AACCTCCTAGTCACGTCTACCATAACTAAGTGTACTGAACCCTACCCTACTGCTCATGGGCCAAATTCAGAAGGACCAGTGATCACAGAAAACACAGGTTCTGTTGCTGTAGAGCCTGAAAGGCCGGTAGAGCATCCTGCTGCAGTGCCCAATGGAACACAGTATGCaggaggtgatggtgatgaagagaTGGCTGACGCAGAAGCGGAGGAGCTGCCTGGTAGCCATGATGTCGAGATGCAGGAGGAGAAGCCTGATCAAATTCCAGATGTCAACTCTGACACCAACTCAGTTACTGCAGTTGCTTGTGAAACAGTTAATGCCAGTGAAAAAGCTCCAGATTCACAAAGTTGA